From Periophthalmus magnuspinnatus isolate fPerMag1 chromosome 6, fPerMag1.2.pri, whole genome shotgun sequence:
tgtggaggagcagcggttcTACTCCAGAGgccctcctgtgtgactgagctcctcaccctgtgtctaagggagcgccctgccaccctgcggaggaaagtCGTTTTGGCCACTTGTACCCGCGATCTTGtacttttggtcattacccagagctcatgaccacaggtgagggcaggaacgtagattgaccagtaaatcgagaccTTTGCCTTTCgaaaagctcttgatttaccggtcagtctacattcctaccctcacctgtggtcatgagctctgtgtAACTTCATCCAACACTATTCAATTTCaccttgttttaaaatgtaaacctgTTCCATGTACTCTTTGGTAAGTATTTGCATACTCCCACCTGATTGGGTAATACTGGCATTGTAGTAACattagtggtggtggtagttgcTGTTGAAATGATATTTAAGtttaattacacataatactgAAGTAATACTTTTACTACGAGAAAtaccttaaagggccagtattaCTCCATTTTTTAGTCTGTTAtactgtttcctcgtcacaaacagacccggagtcgtgttttgtttcattcacacacgtttaacacacaaaccctgcagatttaggctgagaaaacactctgttccaccttgtgatgtcatcgtgtggtaatacaggaagtgctccactgtgtttttaaactccacacaccttcactagaatcatttggatcatttcagccctggaatttcaaatatctactaaacaaaaggtaaaatgcaaacgataacttgaaaactaccacttcatgacatcacgaggtggaacagagcattttgagctttataaaCCGAccgaaacatgtgtgaatgaaacaaaacacaactccaggcagctttttgaacattataacatggcttaaagttcacaagaatcaattttgtgtaatataggacttttaattgAGGATTCCAACTTCGTACTTTGATTTTCGTGCAGGTTTGTGCTCGTCTCTGTTCTTATAAATTCAAAAACGCAAAAAACAACCACACCTTATACccaaacaagagccaaacaCTGCTCTAGCTTGAAATTAGATGTAACTCCGGCACCACCAAATGGCCAAAGTGTGCACAGCTACATTTGTAAAgatatcttttttgtttttattccaaATTTGCAGCCCAGAAAAATATGATTAAGAACGCTGCAGCTTGGCAccagtttatttattaatttaagtgaatgagacaaacaggagcagagtgtATTGGGGAGGTTTGGAACACAAGCAGACAGCAGAATTACACTGGGACGTGCTTGTGTAATCACACTCAATTATTTTAAGTACaatgctttagtccaggtcaaAGGTTTGCAGTAAACAATAGTACACATATTACAATATGATACATGTACTTGaggttttgaatatatttggattttaaagggcccagaatgttgttttctcatcacaaacagacctggagttgtgtttttttgtttcattcacacatgtttaacacacaaaccctgcatatttaatgagaaaacactctgttccaccttgtgatgtcatcatgtggtgatacaggaagtgctccgctgtgtttttaaactccacacaccttcactagaatcatttggatcattacagccctggaattgcccatttctactgaacttaaggtaaaacggagctgttaacttggaaactaccacttcatggcatcacaaggtggaacggcacattttgagctttggagatgttacagactaataataaactgtcactcaaacatgtgtgaatgaaacaaaacacaactccaggtctgctttTGAGGgcgtaacagcattataacacaacttaaagtaaattttgtgtaatatgggacctttaatgtaacttgtctccatggagatgtctgtgtaggagccatatgggtgtttttggttgctatggcgatgCCTGAGGGGCGGGGTTCACGTGTGCAAGGTGACGTGCCGGCACATTCCAAGGCACCGGGTTACACTGAGCTGATGTTTTACTATTGAGCAGGTACAGCGAGTACAGTTATGAAGTTAAAAGTAGCTTTGACGATCAGTTTCAAGGTTGAGTCtacattcttttatttatttttttccttttcctttcttcccttattattttccttcctttccccTTTCctcccttttttcttcttctttccttccccttctctcttctctctcccccttcttctcttcttttccttcCCGTTTCCTctttacccccctctctctttcttttccactaaaccaggcatgtccaaactgcggcccgggggccaaatgcggccctcggaccaatttttcttggccctcaagtttccaggtgaattggcctattttactttaaacagtactttttactatatatttctgaaaatctactttaacaagcccttatcaaatatttaatgtgttccattgaggatgtaaacatgaataaaggtctagtggttcagtctaacttgtaataataacacagatttgaagtattcactgtactggcgaccagtctatggccctcaatcggccctcggctttgtctgtgattttatatgtggcccttcatgagaaaagtttggacacccctgcactaaactaaactaggaccaaactaggaccaaaaccaggactaaacatgaattaaaccaggactaaactggactaaagatgaattaaaccaggacttttagGAGGACTTttccttccccttctctcttctctctcccccttcttttcttttccttccCGTTTCCTctttaccccctctctctttcttttccactaaactaaaccagaactaaaccaagaccaaactaggacaaaacatgaattaaaccaggacttttagGAGGACTTTTACTCTTTCCTCTTtacccccctctttctttcttttcccttcttcctttttcctttttctttgacTGAATATTTAGCTCACCTTCCCCACATCATTTCTGCCCCATACTCAGGCTAATGCtatctgtgtgcatgtgtgtgtctaaaCATTAATATTATAAAACAGTCCGTAGATTGATTCTATTATTTTTCTCGTTTCTAAATCCCTCGCTTGTCTGAATCTCTGCCCTTCACGTCCCGGTGTATCGTTGCGGAGAATCTGCAGCCCTTCATGTGTTGTCTTTTCTTCTGTGGCCCAACTATCTCCACCTTTCCATCTCCACATCGATTGGACGTGGCTTTCTCTCAGCGCATTCTTGACCTTTGCTCCCAAGTCAACTCAGAAGTACAAGAAAGACAGTCGCCATAGTAAAGAAAAAGGAACGGTTTGTTTAAGGGATTTTCAAGCAATAACACCACaagtaaataaaagaaatcTATGGTCAGACGGTTTAAAGTGATTTCACAGACGTCAGAGGAaagatatttgtttatttatgattaGAATCGCCTGTTTTTGCTTATTTTACTGTGGTTCTGATCATAAACGTGACGATAAACACATCAGAATgtttaaaatatcaatataatGTTCagataaagtcctggtttagtgcagggctaaaccagagctaaaccagagctaaaccagagctaaaccggggctgaaccggggctaaacgaggactaaaccagggttaaaccaggactcaactaagactaaacatgaattaaaccaggactaaaccagggactaaaccagaactaaaccggggctagaccaggactaaaccaggactaaactagggctaaatcagaactaaaccaggactaaaccaagactaaacatgaattaaaccaggactaaaccagggctgaaccgggactaaaccagggttaaaccaggactcaactaagactaaacatgaattaaaccaggactaaaccagggactaaaccagaactaaaccgggactaaccaggattaaaccaggattaaaccagggctaaaccaggactaaaacaggaccaaaccaggactaaagatgaattaaaccaggactttcaGGAGGCGGGTCTTTCAGGTCCAGTAGTAgaacgtaacaaagtagtaaagtacagtacttcgaATTCTTAGGTATCTATACATTACGTAAGTACAATTTACAGCggatacttttacatttgagagcagtatctgtactttctccactacatttttaaacctttttacctctgtatctgtacttttacttaagtaacaaagctgagtacttcctccaccactgcagaaatcctcagagtgtgagatggttcatttgGCACATGTCACTGGAAACTCATTCGAAAGTAGAGAAGCTCCTTCGATGGGCGTGGACCAAACCTGAAGCTCTCCAACCAGCATGACTTGGTTAGAGGCCTTCAACACCTTTCTAGTTTTTTAACAAAGTGAACACGGGGAAATTGTtgactgtatttttttgtttcgtcAGCTGTGGGACTGCACCAATCGAGCCTATTCATGCGGGGCAACTTCCTTTTTCCAAGCAACACTGAGAGGACTTtccaccattcaaaagatattatGTTCCGGTATAAATAGTGATGTGCTTCGTCAGCATCTTCATTTTTGATAATTCTGAAACCCCCAGATAGTCCTGCatggaaaaagagaaacataCACAATTCTCTTGAAACTCATATATCCACAGATCcattaaaatgtaactaaagaaaaagtaaatCTGTCGTCTTAATGATTTCACAACACTtgagtttcagttttttttttttttcccataatgCCTCGCCCTGTACGCTGGATACTCCGTGAGCTTTCGTGTTTGTTTCTAGTGTCACAGAAAAGCACTCGGAGCCACTCAGCTGTGAGGAGAGAACACTTCGTTTGCTTTGAGTGCTTTTTTATTGTAgctatttattgcagtttatcGACTTgcaaaatagaaaagaaagaaaaatatgatGTTTTGTGGCTTCCCTGCAACCAGAGAGTAAATAAGTCATATTTTAATGCCATCACATATTAttcagggttgtttttttttccacagggCTATCCAAAATGGtgtatttaaaggtcttatattgcaaaaaatggactctcgtgagctttaagtcgtgttataatgttgttaccgcctcagaaatgtacctggagttgtttcgtTTCACTCACACGTACCAAAAATGGATACTCCCGATACTAGacaggtgacagtagctcagttggtagagtgtttgatGACTTATCTGAAGGTTGGTAGTTCGAATCCctctcttgacgtaaacattagTAGAGCAGGTGTGATTGAAACTACCACAATTGAAGACTTGTTATGGGCCTTAAGttcctttttgttgtttgtatttatatatttggttTGTCGTGTCGTCTTTTTGCCCCTTTAAACATGGCTGCCGGATCCCTGGGCCGTGATTGGAGGACTGTCTTCAAGCCTCGCCCACCTCCAGCCGCCTCCCTCCCCATTTAAGGAGATTGGTCTCTAAAGTTCAGTCACTACAGGGTTAGTGGCTTTTGTTTTATGAGACACTTTGATTGTCAGTACTGACCGTGTTTGTCTGTTCGTAAGATTTAGTTACTGTaaaatttagtgtttagttactttaccattgttttattttgtttaaatcctTGCAAGGAACCTTTGTTTGTACATGTTTAgttcctttttgtttagttcacccCTACATTCCTGTAAATTAAATTGCctcttattttaccatttttccatcttggttttcttttttgttacttcccttccccacacgagctgggttgtaacagtactgttgttgtgtccttgggcaaaacacttaacccgccttgTTCCCTGATATAATAGTGTGTTGAGTGCCTCTTTCATTCTTACACTGTGGCTCcgtgtggcttgggaaaataaattatgagcatttaattgaagtgtattttatttgtgttagttcttttttaattGTAGTTTCAATTAGAatattattgtgatcttgaaataattaaaataaatctattttttataattttttgtcgctcaaatgttaaaaacaaatccTGCTCAGGCCTCACAGACGACGGCTCACAGTTCTGCGTAAAGATACAGCCCCGACTtgcagacgctgtgcagaggGTCATGGATTTCAAAAACAACATTCTACAGATGTTTAAACAAAgtgaaaaggtaaaaaaaaacacaatattaacagtgttatcttcattttagatgttaaaaagtatttgcgcctcccagtgttgtttttttcccccaaatggCTCTTTGTTAAAGGTGTTAAAGGTTACCGACCCCTTCAAAGctacatctccaacgctcaaaacactctgttccaccttgtgatgtcacgaagtgggatttttcaagttaacatttaCCTTTTTATCTTTTCTTCGGTAGAAATCtgcaattccagcgctgaaatcattcaaaagattctagtgaaggtgcgtggactttaaaaacacagtggagcacttcctgtattacatggtgacatcacaaggtggaacagagtgttttctgcttgagaaaagaacacaactccaggatctattataacatagatcagaaaatagagtaatatgagctctttaagCAGCAGAAcgttaaaaaaatcacataatatAACAGTCACGGGTCATTAAAATTCTGTAAAAGGTTAAAAATGTCATTGtgtacaacataaaacacataaaattcAGCTATAAATACAATGTTGGTTTAAAACAACACCAGGACAGCGAGGCTCAGCTGGAGAATAGGTCAACGCAGTGTGAAGTGAGTGAGTCTGAAGCTTACACAGAGATGCTCTTTACTGCTTCGCGTGCCACTGCGGGACGACCTTGAAGGACATTTCCGTCATTTACGCAGTCATTAAAAACTACTCTGTtggtaaaatgaaaaaaaagagacaaaattcCTCTGAGGATTTAATAACAAACTCATTAGTAGTATCCAACAGGGCGGAAATGCCTTTTAATTAGAGCAACACCTGATTAACAGCCAATTAACAGCGTCATTGCAGCTAGAAACATCCGCAGAAGAGGACGGGGAGTGGTCCGTCCTCCTGTACCGTCCTCCTGGGAACGAGCACTAGCGATGTGGGCTTTGAATGGTTCCTCTACGTcgtcaggggcgtcaaactcattttcactgagggccacatcaacaaaatggccgccatcgagggccagatgtgactgtgaggcagtgtaaatgtcatgtaaaataaatgtaactacttttcaacgtgttaaataactttttctgtatttattacttattcaagttgcaaatattacatgtcgGTTTATCAGGGGATATGCAgttagacatttttaaaagtgtgtatcgggGCAcagctgctcacagaccttcagcactgcttcaaaaacagccttttaattatggtaaagtttgttgtttttcttgaaggctggCGTTTGCATACTTGGCTCCGTGTTTGGAGTCAAAATGCCGACGTGGATTGTACTTTTTCACAACCGactccgcctcataacacaaaaaacatacaggtttttctccttgaagcacaaacttgtactcgcctttcttgaaactgccttaaaTTCCtgcaattttcctcttcctgaacattttgggatcattatttggaaatatttctcatttctacttgttgggaaaatctaattagtttatggttaatgcacacattaaagcagcatggatttattttaaaatgacagtcatgccttttaatttaccttctcgcgggccacataaaatgaagtGGCGGGCCgtatttggctcccgggccttgagtttgacacacaaTGCTCTACGCAAACAGTTGGATCCAGATCTCTTTTTTTCTGTCtaatttttaagcatttttatcctgatcagtttgagtcattttaaacaaatttgaGTCTGAGTCTTGGTCGTTTGTCTCCGCGATTATTTtgcagataaaatgagttcccacattggtttctgtcatagaaataaaCGGCAAAAGAGCCAGTTTTGAACAGCTTTTTGAAACGAACAGATCCAAACTATTCGGATCCGATAAAAGATCCGAAAGTCCCATGCACACAGGAGGGAAGAACACAAGGTGGAGCGAGCCTGAGAGAGACGGGACGCACCAAATGTTCCGCAGACGTAAGACCGAAGCAGAAGGAAGGGTTTTACATCGCTGAGAAAAATGAGTCAAACGATCAAAGCCAGACAACTGCGAGGAACAAGGAAACAACTGCTCGATTGGCAGAGGAGCGTCACGAACAGACCGCTCTGTCTCGTCttttattaaaagaataatAGTTTCAGTCTTAAAATTCACAACATTCATCAAAGTTCGTtataaaggagctgttaatatTAGAGTCAGATCTGCCCTTTACCCTCTGTCGGTAGAATAGACCGTCCAACGCCAGATTGGATCAAAACTCGTGTGTTAGTGTAAGGACAAAGTGATAATACGAGCTCTTACATGGAGTTAATCTATTCAGACGTTTTGTTCACTCGCACCTGCTCCTCACAGCACCACATGTTACAACTAAACAGGTTTCACAAAATCACtgatgacccctgacctctagTAAGAATGACTcagaaaatacatgaaaaaaatacatgaaaaaacctCATAATTTAGTGTTTTAGAGCACCTCGGATCAGCTGTTGTGAACAATATACTgatatattacactgtttacaaAATGTTCAAACAGTGTCATTTCTTGTAATCACAGAAAACTCCGACATAACGTTACATTTTGGCCAAGGTCACGTTTCGCACTTCTTCATCATAGATTCTTTCAGACAGATTGCATGTTTTAAACCCACTCTGGGAGGATTTAAAACGCTGGTGTAATCTCAATTTATTAGACTCTGCGTTAGACCGTGCATTAGACTCTCcattagactctgcactagactctgcactagactctccgttagactctgcactagactctccgttagactctgcattagactctgcattagactctgcattagactctgcactagactctgcactagactctgcactagactctgcactagactctgcactagactctgcactagactctgcactagactctgcactagactctgcactagactctgcactagactctgcactagactctctGTTAGActctctgttagactctgttagactctgcgCTAGACTCTGCGCTAGACTCTGCGCTAGACTCTGCGCTAGACTCTGCGCTAGACTCTGCGCTAGACTCTGCGCTAGACTCTGCGCTAGACTCTGCGCTAGACTCTGCGCTAGACTGTCCATTAGACTCTGCATTAGACTCTCCGTTAGACTCTCCGTTAGACTCTGCATTAGACTCTGTATTtgactctgctttgaattttgctgtacaatgaagatctacagaacgattcccgAGCCTCTGTGCCTGTTCTtcatacaacagaacaaacCGAACATTTTTAAGCAATGTaacatatttgtatattgttcacactGTCAGTCACATGATCCCAGtcaaaaaagtggactaagtcagtgtgatgtcacccgtagcgtttggctccagtcaaatgaagctcatcgaggctagagcagttacagaggctactttggtatcatagcaaccaaagagccaatccggagcgaggctgtttaaggtaacgCCTCGtctcccgcctgcaccgctggtttaacagggagcaggcacttagcaacgctgtcaatcaaacctgttgctaacgctagcgggagcaacttcagggaaagaaggcaccggatttgtctgttattaatgttcatatcttgaatcactcagaaaatagtgaaataaaaacaccaggatcatgttaaatttgaacattttaagtccaaaatgagagaggagggacagtttTTCCGTGTAGGAGGCCTCGGACCAGCTGTCAGTCACTTCCAGCGCCTGCGTCCAGAGCCATAAACCATTTCACCGCTCTTCAGTCTGCTCCTCACAGCGATAAGAAAGACCTGCTTTCCTACGGAGGAGACGTCTTCACATTTCTTCAGCACACAGTCTGTTTCCTTGCGTTCATTCACGGATCTGACATGTATCTCTTTGGGATGAGGCTGCTCTTGGCGCGAGGGAAATAACCATCACTGAAAGAGCGCTGGTTTGACCTGAACTGGGACGCACAACGCCACTCCTCCACCGACTTCTCCAAATCAGGAATTATGTCCGGTACGACTATCTGTTCAGCCAGAAACACGATAGTCTCCACAACCATGAGAAGGAACCAGCCCAGAGCCCCGATCCAGTACGAAGAGCCCAGGGTCGAGAGGTTCTCACGGATCTCCGCTCGATGGTGGAAGGTGAACAACGACCagctgaagaggaagaagaaacctgagaaaaatacaaacacagatATAATACAGATCAAACTTTGGAGTAACATTCTACACTGTTTGAAAATACACTTGAGGCACtaggcaaaagtttggacacaccctctcattcagtgtttttttcttttttttttttactactttctgcattttaaatacacacagaagacatcaaatatttgtagcaagatatatggaataaCTACTCAAAATCCTCTACTTTTTTCCTTTACGACATAATTCCAGTGTTACAGCCGTGTGTCAAGTCCCTGCTGCTGATTGGTGCGTTGATCCCAAACTAGCACCTGATTGGCGCCTGGGTCCTATCTGCTGATTGGTGCGACAccctagagcacatgtgtccaactcaaggcccgtggaccAAATGTTGCCCGccaagtcattttatgtggcccgcgacaaggtgaATTAAAAGAATAACTGGCTTAAAAtattagtttatcaggagatacagttacacagacattttttcatatctatgcaaatctatatgcaatatttgtaactagaataagtaataaatatagaaacggttaattaataAGATTAAAAAGCTGTTGCaagtattttacattacatttggttacatttagttacatttttactgtcttaaagttacatctggcccttggagagcaaccattttgttgacgtggccgtctgtgaaaatgagtttgattcCCCTGCCCTTGAGCCTGGCCTCTGCTGGTCCTTCACCTAAATGTATTGATTGTGATGCTTATAATTTTTGTGACTTAGTTCTTCTTATTGTTGATTATATACTTCAGTTTTATTACCTTTATTACTTTTAGTTACATATTGAACTACTGTTACGTgtctctttttgttgttttactttaacgttcctttttaaataaattcaaattttagctttaccattttccatcttggtttgtTACTTCCCTTGGCCCTCGCTGAGCTCCGTTATAACATCCAtaaatcttgcttcatatatttaatgtattttttatgtataaaaagaagaagtagcagtaaaaataaagaaaacaaaacttgaaatgagagggtgtgtccagactATTGACTTGTCAGTTTTCCTGTAACTTAAAGGTtcactacggaacttttctgattTTCTCAATGAAAATGTcactgctctgcctggaatgttccacagtatagcgttAATTGTATCTagtattctgttttatttaagcATGGGTggttacaaataaaaataccctCAGAGATatacattgttactgtgagcggggttgcctttccacagatctgaccagtaactctTGGCATCATCTGGTGTTTTAAGCAgaacaaaacatctccatgaagacaagcagtgcatctttaaccatgccttctaatttatttattttttttcacttaaaaTCTACAGGCATTGTTACTAGAATGTGTtaatttatgagaaaaaaatgcagaaattcAGGTTTAATATTCCAAAAACATTAGTtagataatataatatttactcGATTAAGCGACATTGTACTGCAAACAGAGTATATTTCAGTCCTGCACCACCTCCGGTCTTTTTAAACGTGGTACAAACCTGTGCAGATCATGGTGAGCAGCAGCAGTGTGGTCGGGTACAGAGCCTGACCCGCCATCAGCAGAGAGCGAGTGTTGGAGTAAGAGCGCACTGTCTCTgatgtccagcagagggcgaacACCAAGCACAGGCCCCCAGTGCTCACAGCCATCAGGAAGGAAAGCACCGCAAAGACCCGCTCCACCTCTAAAGCTGCAACACAACGAGAGAAAGTGGGTTTGGTGAAGGCGTCCTGATtggtttgagtaaaaaaaaaatgaaggaaaggaaaaaatgaacaatgtgagcatgaaaataaaacagttttcacCTAAATTCATACAAAAACGTAATAATAATCCATCCTTGTGCAAGTCTTTATAGTTCAACAAAGCTAATTCTAAACCCACGTCGGAGTTTTTTTGCGTTGGGCACACAGAAAGGTTCCACTAACGCAAGAAAAGTGTTTTACATATCAACGTTTGCCCTTAAGATAACAAGAGTGTACAGGGCAGGGCATGTTTACAATTACTCAACCAGAAATTCTACAGGGAAAGTGTTTAATCGGTGTCTAATCTGCATTAATATTGCGTTAATAGATGGTTTGATCGATTTACAATAATGACCATCTATGTTTCTTATTTTGAATGACAGGGAAAACGGTaagaaactgtttaaaatcatgTTTATTTTGCGTCTAAGCTGGTGTGCAGTGAAGGCACCTGCTGCTTTTGGACAACATCAACAAAGTCTGCAGGCGTCTTTAGAGCAGTAGTGTGAAAATTGAGTAATAATGTGGAGTTGGGGTTGAAAGAAAAGTCACTCCTTGTAAAATTTTAATCACTTAAACTCATAACTAAACCTTAATTAGTGTTAAAATGCTCATATTGCCcaatgatttatgttataatgtttcgtcatcacaaacagacctggagttgtgttttgtttcattcacacatgtttaacacagaaaccctgcatattttggccgagttcttctctcaaacacgctgttccaccttgtgatgtcatcatgtggccatacaggaagcgctccactgtgtttttaaactccacacaccttcactagaatcatttcagctctggaactgcacttttctactgaacaaaaggtaaaacgtcgctgttaacttgaaaactaccacttcacgacgtcacaaggtggaacagagcgttttgagcgttggagatgttacagactgatgATAAagtgtgggaatgaaacaaaacacaactccaggtctgttttttgagaaggtaacagcacTAAAACATGATTTAACGCTCACAGGGGTCAGATTTGTGTATTATCAGACCTACAggaaatgattcaggcttagtaagcACTACTAACCATACATAatactttatatcacattatataaCAAAGATTCACGCTCGGGTGCAAATCAAAGTGTCTGAGGGGCGAAAACATTAAGTTGCATTATTTTAAGCACCTGAAACGTAGACGCAGACCTGCAAACATCTGCGCTACAAGTTCACCTACAAAAACTGCCCTTTATTAGAAGCTTCAACTCAAAGAATGCAACCGCAACGTGCTTAAACTTGTTCCACCGGCTGAAAAACTCTTTTGCAACCCACCAATGCACCAGGTAAGCATTCTGCACCTGAGGTTTGCCTGTAAACTGACCTTTCACCCACTCCACTCCCTTCACAAACACCTCGTGCATGATAAATCCTGCTCTTTGCCTCCAAACATTTTCTACTCCGTGTTCTGTTGCCGTCCCCGAGCTGTCAGCGCCGGCACCTGACTAAAGAACTAAACAAACTTGACAGGAGTTGAGAGAGTGAGAGCGCTCGCTTACCATTGAACACGGTGCCATCTC
This genomic window contains:
- the si:ch211-256a21.4 gene encoding uncharacterized protein si:ch211-256a21.4; translation: MKMLKLELDDPISRFRLAQSCVGLAGCLCVSYAIWTPFWLDNRGLWTAQGNNTKTDLIKSRDGTVFNALEVERVFAVLSFLMAVSTGGLCLVFALCWTSETVRSYSNTRSLLMAGQALYPTTLLLLTMICTGFFFLFSWSLFTFHHRAEIRENLSTLGSSYWIGALGWFLLMVVETIVFLAEQIVVPDIIPDLEKSVEEWRCASQFRSNQRSFSDGYFPRAKSSLIPKRYMSDP